ACCTCGCCTTCTCCATTTCGAGTCGCCGCTCCATAGCGCACACCGTGACCAAACTGCACTTTTGCAACATCCCTAATAAGTACAGGTGTCCCATTATTCAATTTAACAGCTATTTTCTCCAATTCTTGTAAATTGTTCACAAGTCCTTCGCTCCGAATAAAATAGGCATTAGGACCTTTATCTATATAAGCGCCACCCGTGTTTTGATTGTTTTTTTCCAGAGCGGTAAAAATATCTTCAATAGTAACATTCATACTTTGAAGTTTATCTGGGTCTATGGCAATTTCATATTGTTTCACTAACCCACCGAAACCACTCACTTCTGCAACTCCAGGTGTTCCCAATAGTTGTCTTTTGATAATCCAGTCTTGTATAGTTCTTAATTCGGTAGCATCATACTTATCTTCATATCCTTTTTCGGTATGAATTACATATTGATAAATTTCACCCAACCCTGTAGTTACGGGTCCCATTTCAGGTTTTCCGATGCCTTCAGGAATATCTTTGGCAGCCTGCGTTAATCGCTCTTGAACTTGCTGCCTTGCCCAATATAAGTCTACACTTTCCTCAAAAACAATAGTTACTATAGAAAGCCCGAATCGAGAAAAGGAACGCATCTCCTTAATACCAGGAATACTAACCATTGTTTGCTCTACGGGAAACGTAACTAATTGTTCTACTTCTTGTGCCGCTAAAGTGGGTGATATGGTAATAACCATAACTTGATTGTCTGTGATGTCTGGCACGGCATCTATGGGTAATTGTGTAAGCGAATATGAGCCCCATCCAATAAGTGCCAGCGTAAATAATCCGATAACAAGTTTGTTGTTTATCGAAAATGCAATGATTTTGTCTAACATTATATTTAAAATATTTTTAAGTCGTAAATAATAAAAATGAAAATACCATACAGGCTATCTATGGATTTGAGTTATACAAAACCAAGGATTAATTCTTGAAAAATAAATATGGTAAAATGGTAATTAAAGCGAAGCTTGCTATTACCAAAGCATAATAAATTTGCAGATACTATTAATATATCTGTCTAATTTTATTAAACTAAAGTGGGGTTAACAGGTAGGTGGGCCTCTTGAGTCGAGGGATGAAAGATAAGAATTGAAATAATTATTGGGCGGATAATAAACAGGCTGTTTACTATTTTGCCTATATTCAACTGAAAAAAATCCTTTAGTTTCAACAACACTCTCTAGAACATCCTTGTCAACAACGGTCTTTTTCTCGATTGTATTTCTTTCAAGTAAGACTATATCGCTGGACACCGTGGTATGGGTATGCATATCCATAACGAACCCAAAAAACCCGTAAGGTGAATCTTCTTTCTCTTGGGAACTATCATCGTGATGATTGTCCTCGCCAGTATGGGCAATATCTAAATGTGAATGAGAATCCTCGTGCTGATGGTGTAAATGCGGAAAAACTTGATGTAGCATCATTAGGCTAAACAAGCCTAGAAAGAAAAATGCCGCTATTTTATTTGGTTTTTGCATTAAATACAAAGATACCATTATTTTTTATTTGTGAAAATTAGCGTTCAACTAAGTTAATTAGGAATTTTTAAAACCGCTTTAAAAAAAGAAAAAATCCAGTTTAAGGTACTGGATGAACCTTTTGGCTTTATGCCATTGCATAGACTTCGTCGAACAGTTTTTTATCCAACCGTTCTTGTTGGCCAAAGCTTTTCTTCAAAACATTATGAAGTACTGAATTAAACGCATTGTAACCTAACCAAAGATTTGGTTCTTCATTGAGCAATAAGGCTTCATAGTTTAAGATTTCGATGACCTCACGAGATTTTTTCGACGGGTCGCTGTTCTTGTCGCTACATTCATATCTGAACAATTTCGTTCTGTCAAGAATTGCCTTAACAAATTCCTGTGTATCGATGATTTTAAATTCCTTCATCTTGTCGAATTTCTTGGTAATGGTGTAAAATTCGTTGTCCAGAAATTTATCAAAGAGATTGTTCAGTCGTGGCATAATAAGATGTGTATTGTTCTTACTGTGTTTTATAGAAAACTCGATTTCGGCTTGGGAAACGTGCAAACCATTGGAACATACTTCTCTATAAAATCCGAAGTGTCCAGAAGTCTTTTCACTACCGTCATACGAGTTTTTGAACCGTAGCATTGGCAGTATCACGTCCTTATCGTTCTTGACGGTAAACTGACTTTTATCGTCTATGATAAAGTCGGTAATGAACGACCTATCATTTTTGTTGATGGTGCGCTTGTGAAAGTTCAGTTGTGCATCCATCAACATTTCTTCAGTTTTCTTGAAGAACAATTGGTTTGGAATGTGTCCGTAACTGTTCGATACTACATTAACAATCTTCCCATTTGAAATGATGGCATTTTCAAGCCCTCGTCGGGATTCCATCTGTGTCAGAGTTTTTAAGGATTTCATTTCTGATGGAACAAAGATTTCATCCTGTTGCAAATTTTGTAAATACATAACTTTTGAATTTAGATTAAACAATATTTGAGCTTGACCAAAACGGAAGCTAAAATCTCAGCTCAAAAGGAAACGGAATAAATAAGCGTTGGGCAGTGCGTTGGCTTTATGCCGTAGTCTTTAGATGGGTGTATTTTACGAGTTTACCTTTGCGCTACTATTGATTGATTATTCTCTCTATTCCTTGACCATATTAACCAAGTGTCTATTATAAAAAAAGAAGAAGGACCAGCACGAATGCCAATCCTTCTTCAAACAACAAAAGCTACTGTTTCAATCCTTGAATTTGCTTTTCAAGAACTGTTATTCGCTCTTTCAAACGTTCCTCACGCTTGTTTCTTTTTTCGGCATATTCTTTTTCGATGCCATCAATCTTGGACTTGTAATAACCTTGCATCGCATTGTAGAATGAAATATTAGTCAAATTATTAACGTGATTGCTTTCGCCAAAATGCACTTGCTTTGTTAGGATATACCGTATCAACTTATGAAAGATTTCCTTTTTAAACTTCTTTTTGAAATTCTCAACAATCTCTTCATCTGTCATCTTTGATGTATTGCCCAATAAATTTGAAAAGAATCTTTGTCTTCCAACATAATCTACATTGTTTTCATACAACGTCAATGAGAACGCTACCATTTCATCCACCGAAAGTGTTTTCTTCGTATCAATGTATTTGGTGTCTCTAATCATCTCAACAACTTCTTCAAA
The sequence above is a segment of the Leeuwenhoekiella sp. MAR_2009_132 genome. Coding sequences within it:
- a CDS encoding DUF932 domain-containing protein, translating into MYLQNLQQDEIFVPSEMKSLKTLTQMESRRGLENAIISNGKIVNVVSNSYGHIPNQLFFKKTEEMLMDAQLNFHKRTINKNDRSFITDFIIDDKSQFTVKNDKDVILPMLRFKNSYDGSEKTSGHFGFYREVCSNGLHVSQAEIEFSIKHSKNNTHLIMPRLNNLFDKFLDNEFYTITKKFDKMKEFKIIDTQEFVKAILDRTKLFRYECSDKNSDPSKKSREVIEILNYEALLLNEEPNLWLGYNAFNSVLHNVLKKSFGQQERLDKKLFDEVYAMA